Proteins encoded within one genomic window of Oryza brachyantha chromosome 7, ObraRS2, whole genome shotgun sequence:
- the LOC121055004 gene encoding protein P54-like, with amino-acid sequence MVAAGETPPNPSATTCRAEPAPSRKIRLRIKPIRVAALEPGEDAGRVAERRRVREKGELSTSTTERRREGEEGNGASKDEEASETEESVSCISTTTSPEAAASCKKEETTLPGAHAAVRDDAPCDQEPQDRREEAAEGLQERARTRSSLTPSATTCLAEPAPSRKIRIRIKPFRVAAGPGEDAGRVAERRRACEKEPLSASTTKCRSEGEEGSGASKEEEASEPEAAACKKEETTVGRAHAAISDDDATATPHTIKKRKTSERSEENDREGATQCTRMSSPCVQPSPASPPSPSPAARPDPDAAENSLRAAIDKARPLMRRDVTRQREREAARRELAKVVRTVEFNDPYISPQDVFKP; translated from the coding sequence ATGGTCGCCGCCGGGGAGACGCCTCCCAACCCTTCCGCAACCACCTGCCGCGCcgagccggcgccgtcgcgcaAGATACGCCTCCGCATCAAACCCATCAGAGTCGCGGCGCTGGAGCCGGGGGAGGACGCCGGCAGGGtagccgagcggcggcgggtccGCGAGAAGGGGGAGCTCTCCACCAGCACcaccgagcgccgccgcgaaggTGAGGAGGGCAACGGCGCTAGCAAGGATGAGGAGGCGAGCGAGACGGAGGAGAGCGTGTCTTGCATCAGTACAACCACAtcaccggaggcggcggcgtcgtgcaAGAAGGAAGAGACGACCCTGCCGGGTGCCCACGCTGCCGTCCGCGACGACGCCCCGTGCGATCAAGAACCGCAAGACCGGCGAGAGGAGGCAGCAGAAGGACTCCAAGAACGTGCAAGAACGAGAAGCTCGCTCACGCCATCAGCAACCACCTGCCTCGCTGAGCCGGCGCCATCGCGCAAGATACGCATCCGCATCAAACCCTTCAGAGTCGCGGCGGGTCCGGGGGAGGACGCCGGCAGGgtggccgagcggcggcgggcctGCGAGAAGGAGCCGCTCTCCGCCAGCACCACCAAGTGCCGCAGCGAAGGCGAGGAGGGCTCCGGCGCtagcaaggaggaggaggcgagcgagccggaggcggcggcgtgcaaGAAGGAAGAGACGACCGTGGGCCGTGCCCACGCCGCCAtaagcgacgacgacgcgacggcgacgccccACACGATCAAGAAGCGCAAGACCAGCGAGCGGAGCGAAGAGAATGACCGCGAGGGCGCGACACAATGCACAAGGATGAGCAGCCCGTGCGTCCAGCCCtcaccggcgtcgccgccgtcgccgtcgccggcggcgcggccagaTCCCGATGCGGCGGAGAACTCGCTGCGCGCGGCCATCGACAAGGCCCGACCGCTCATGCGGAGGGACGTCACGCggcagagggagagggaggcggcgcgacgggagcTGGCAAAGGTGGTCAGGACCGTCGAGTTCAACGATCCTTACATCTCACCCCAGGACGTGTTCAAGCCCTGA
- the LOC102707048 gene encoding 5-formyltetrahydrofolate cyclo-ligase, mitochondrial: MIKNGATSLMVRLLHLPRAAPAPTYRRRHHHLALLLTPSRLRASAPAPPASTAAMSTAAEQAAVADRKRALRSEVRRALRALSPEQRASEDQAIQNAILKSSWFKECKRLCAYISCPQLREVDTSKMLAEVLSPNSEHDGHAKDLYVPRVEDKNRNMRMLKITTMDDLVKNSMNILEPSPLDASGNTREEVLSASSPVDLFLLPGQAFDRTGRRLGRGGGYYDTFLMKYQELAEENGWDQPLLVALSYSVQIMEEDIIPVNSTDVPIDALVSSSGIIPISPAALARM; the protein is encoded by the exons ATGATTAAAAATGGCGCGACCTCGCTGATGGTgcgcctcctccacctgcCCCGCGCCGCACCCGCCCCCacctaccgccgccgccaccaccacctcgcgCTCCTCCTCACTCCCTCGCGGCTGCGAGCGTCCGCGCCGGCACcgcccgcctccaccgccgccatgtCGACAGCGGCGGAGCAGGCCGCGGTCGCCGACCGGAAGCGCGCGCTGCGGTCCGAGGTGCGCAGGGCGCTCAGGGCCCTATCCCCCGAGCAGCGCGCCAGCGAAG ACCAGGCTATTCAAAACGCAATTTTGAAATCTTCTTGGTTCAAAGAATGTAAACGGTTATGTGCTTATATAAGCTGTCCACAATTGCGAGAAGTTGATACGTCAAAAATGCTGGCAGAAGTATTATCTCCAAATTCTG AACATGATGGACATGCAAAGGACCTTTATGTTCCTCGAGTAGAAGATAAGAATCGCAATATGCGGATGCTCAAAATTACTACCATGGATGatttagtaaaaaattcaATGAATATTCTAGAACCATCACCCCTGGATGCTAGTGGGAATACTCGTGAAGAAG TGTTATCAGCCTCTTCCCCTGTTGATCTTTTTCTCTTGCCTG GGCAAGCTTTTGATAGAACTGGCCGAAGATTAGGGCGTGGTGGAGG GTACTATGACACATTTCTGATGAAATATCAAGAGCTTGCTGAAGAGAATGGGTGGGATCAGCCTCTTCTAG TCGCACTTTCATACTCGGTGCAAATTATGGAGGAAGACATCATCCCTGTGAACTCAACAGATGTTCCTATCGATGCTCTGGTCTCATCCTCTGGCATTATTCCAATCAGTCCTGCAGCATTGGCGAGAATGTAA